The nucleotide sequence TATGTTATACCTATCCCTGGAATAAGTGCTCTGGACTTATATGTACCTCTAAACGGTGCTGGTTGTCCACCTGGATCTGCATAGAAATCATAAGATTCAGTTACTTCTTTAAATCTTAAGTACAAGAAGGAAGCATCAATAGAGAAACTAGGAGAGAAGGAATACGATAATCCAGCAGTGTATCCTACAGAGTCGTTACGTGGTGTCTCTGGAGCAAAATAACCAGATCTAACAGGTGATTCATCAAAATACCAACCACCTCTCAAGGTCAATGCGTCTGTTGCTAGGTATTGTACACCTAATCTGTACGATGAGGCATCCTTGTAATTTCTAGGATTGATGGATGAAGTACCATTTTCAAACTCAATATCAAGGTTTTCATATTCACTCCAGAAGGCTCTGTTGTAATCAAACGCAAACAACCATTTGTCGCAGGAGTAAGCAACACCTAAAGTTGCCTCAGCTGGCAAAGGTAGTGTAGCCGTGAACCCTTGTGTCCCATTTGCTGGAACTAGTGGGCTATTTGGGAAGTTCGTGAATGTAGCTTCTCCATCTTCACTTTCAATGTCGATTAGGGAACGATAGTTAAATCCAATGGATAGATTATCCGTTGGCGTGAACATAATACCAGCATTCCAGCCTACACCTACAACACCACTGTCACTAATAGCAACATTTGATCTGTTTCCTTGCTCGTCTGTTAATGATCTAGAGGCATTTCTATTAAAGTCAACAGCACCTATCGCAATCATGGCGCCAACACCTAAACTTACATTTTCAAAAATTTGGTAAGAAAGAGTAGGCTGTATGAAAATCGCTTGTAACTCGATCTCATTTACCAAGTGTGAACCTTCCCAATCAGTAGGCCAGGTTACATTACTACCGTAAGGTGTATAAATTCCCAATCCAACTGCAAACTTATCGCTCAATGCATAGCTTGCGTAAGCATAAAACGGAGTTCCTACAGGACTCTCTGTTTCTGCAA is from Nonlabens sp. YIK11 and encodes:
- a CDS encoding OmpP1/FadL family transporter; its protein translation is MNKLKVFAVLCLVSALSYAGGYRVSTQSNKQLAMGHTGVAVVNSADVLFFNPAGLVHLENKLNVSVGGFGVFSDVKYQNSDTGAFAETESPVGTPFYAYASYALSDKFAVGLGIYTPYGSNVTWPTDWEGSHLVNEIELQAIFIQPTLSYQIFENVSLGVGAMIAIGAVDFNRNASRSLTDEQGNRSNVAISDSGVVGVGWNAGIMFTPTDNLSIGFNYRSLIDIESEDGEATFTNFPNSPLVPANGTQGFTATLPLPAEATLGVAYSCDKWLFAFDYNRAFWSEYENLDIEFENGTSSINPRNYKDASSYRLGVQYLATDALTLRGGWYFDESPVRSGYFAPETPRNDSVGYTAGLSYSFSPSFSIDASFLYLRFKEVTESYDFYADPGGQPAPFRGTYKSRALIPGIGITYSM